From the Sporichthyaceae bacterium genome, one window contains:
- a CDS encoding zinc-binding dehydrogenase, with amino-acid sequence TALVSFPHVLGHEVVGRRLDTDERVVLNPWLSCAPRGISPVCSACADGRYPWCRNFRSGDLPVSIHLGNCAAAAGAHAERFAAHESQLFTIPSGVPDEAAVLADPFSVSLRSVLLAPPVPGQPVLVYGSGTLAYAVIALVRFLYPEAEVWAATRPGARARLAVRLGAHAVLSSVPNVLVAEVAKRVGASPLVPWSGRAWLQDGPGVVYDTIGSVETVETSLRLLMTGGSLVVSGVEPPKRFEWTPLYFKELRVVGSNGFGVESVRGVSQHAMLHYFDFVSAGFDLTPVITHRFPLERWDEAVLALKDAGRTGAVKVLLEPC; translated from the coding sequence ACCGCGCTGGTGTCGTTCCCGCACGTGCTGGGGCACGAGGTGGTCGGGCGTCGGCTCGATACGGACGAGCGGGTGGTGCTGAACCCGTGGCTGTCGTGCGCGCCGCGGGGCATCTCGCCGGTGTGTTCCGCGTGCGCGGACGGGCGGTACCCGTGGTGCCGCAACTTCCGGTCGGGCGACCTGCCGGTCTCGATCCACCTCGGCAACTGCGCGGCGGCGGCCGGGGCGCACGCCGAACGGTTCGCGGCGCACGAGTCGCAGCTGTTCACGATTCCGTCCGGCGTGCCGGACGAGGCCGCGGTGCTGGCCGATCCGTTCAGCGTGTCGCTGCGGTCGGTGCTGCTGGCGCCGCCCGTGCCCGGTCAGCCCGTGCTGGTCTACGGGTCCGGGACGCTGGCGTACGCCGTGATCGCGCTGGTGCGGTTCCTGTATCCGGAAGCCGAGGTATGGGCGGCGACGCGGCCGGGGGCGCGGGCTCGGCTCGCGGTGCGGCTCGGCGCGCACGCGGTGCTGTCATCGGTGCCGAACGTGCTCGTGGCTGAGGTGGCCAAGCGGGTGGGGGCCTCTCCCCTGGTGCCGTGGAGCGGGCGCGCGTGGCTGCAGGACGGGCCCGGTGTGGTGTACGACACGATCGGTTCGGTGGAGACGGTGGAGACGTCGCTGAGACTGCTGATGACCGGGGGGTCTTTGGTGGTGTCGGGGGTGGAGCCGCCGAAGCGGTTCGAGTGGACGCCGCTGTACTTCAAGGAGCTGCGGGTGGTGGGGTCCAATGGGTTCGGCGTCGAATCGGTGCGCGGGGTTTCTCAGCATGCGATGCTGCACTACTTCGACTTCGTGTCCGCGGGCTTTGACCTCACGCCGGTGATCACGCACCGGTTCCCGCTGGAACGGTGGGACGAGGCGGTGCTGGCGCTGAAGGATGCCGGGCGGACCGGTGCGGTGAAGGTGCTGCTCGAGCCTTGTTAG
- a CDS encoding methyltransferase domain-containing protein, with the protein MADATADQVRRYVLDGSDDDLRRLLSLSEFFAEHARRALRRVGVRPGWTVIDCGCGPVGGLAILAEMVGPAGRVVGVDFSEPTIQYARTVMAALGLENVELVAGDIHELDAKTLGGPPSCGPRRRADTSG; encoded by the coding sequence ATGGCAGATGCGACGGCGGACCAGGTCAGGCGTTACGTCCTGGACGGCAGCGATGACGACCTGCGGCGGCTGCTGAGCCTGTCGGAGTTCTTTGCGGAGCATGCCCGGCGTGCGCTGCGCCGGGTGGGCGTCCGCCCGGGGTGGACGGTGATCGACTGCGGATGCGGCCCCGTCGGCGGGCTGGCCATCCTGGCGGAGATGGTGGGCCCGGCCGGCCGGGTGGTCGGCGTTGACTTCAGCGAGCCGACCATCCAGTACGCCCGGACGGTCATGGCGGCACTCGGGCTGGAGAACGTGGAGCTCGTCGCCGGTGATATTCACGAGCTTGACGCGAAGACGCTGGGCGGGCCGCCATCCTGCGGGCCGCGAAGGCGGGCGGATACGAGTGGGTGA